CTACGCCAATCAATGGTGGAAGGAGTTTAGACAGGTAAAGGTGAAGGGGCAGTGGCTTTGTTGTCGTCGTGTTTCTAAACTATACGTATAGCTGGCGACCCCATAATCACCCTCTTAGTCATGCGGGGAGATCAGACTCAATGATATCATCAAAAAGGGTCAGGATTCacattcagtgaatcctgaaaaAGGGTGGTGCCACTGAGAGTATCAAAAACCTAGGATCACGAGAATGGTTCGTTCACAGGTTCTTTTCAGGTATGTACCGGTGCCATGCTGTGCATCTCCCTAAATCCATGCTGCTGGTCTACCGAACATAGGCACTAACTTAAACCAAGTAGTAGTAGCGCCTGAAGTTTGGGACCGGGAATAGGAGAGAAATCATTTTGTATCATTCATGTTTCCCTCGTTTAAAAATAGTGGTCCCCtgttttaaaaataatggaCCTTTTTCCACATCTCAAGTATTACTAGGTTGAAGATAGATAGATCGAGGGCGCCCGTCAAGTATTGGACTCCTAATTCACATAGATGTTAGAGCATTAGCATTGATATTCCGTCCGGGCATAGGGCGTTCGATGGCTTGGCCCTCCTTATGGCTTCGGCTACGTCATCGGCTCTGAAATAGCTGTGTTTCTTCGTCGAATGGGAGCTTACTTGTCCACCGTCTAATGCCCCTTTTCTCCTTGTCACTGAATGGGGGTTCAACAAGTCCCACTAGAAGGTCAATACTTTGTTTGGATTTTGAAGATTTTACATATTCTAttgattttttcatatttttattgctttaatttataatttaaacgTTTATAATGATACAAGGCGGATTTAGTAAGGTGGTCCcaagcgaacagctgttaacaccCGGCCAGATttacggtattaagatgtcagatttttgtttgcattctctttgttgttatcttctttctcccaCGTTCTCTATTCatttacgcacacgtatacacacacgcacacaaattggAAAACGccaatcagcttgatgacaagatggcggattgcaccatatgatttgtggttgttgtacaaatgagaccaactttaattgtttcgccatgataaTGATAAATCATTTAATCTTGTGGGAGCTATACAtgataatcaaaataaaaactagaatatCAATTAGGAAGGGTCCGGAAATTGGACAGCCTATTGGGAATTTCTGCTACCATCCCCATCGggttgatttcgttgttgttgagcTTGTgaccaaaataaattttgcagtTAGGAGCAGTTTCCcaaccatggcgaaacaattaaacaattaattgcactatctgtgaaaatcagTGTGCCACTCTAATTTCGCTCCATTTTTCGTTGGTTGTGTGTTATAGTTCTTAACTAAAATGCACACACAGCCAAAACTCATTGACAGATAGCACACTGcgtgagaaaaaattgtattcagctgTTTGCTGGACACTACCTGAGTTAATATGTCTTGCTTGTGGCTTAACCTTCTCAATTGAACCATGCTTTCAATGGTTGCATATATGAATACTCGGTAACCAACTTCACAGCTGATTGGAAAAGTCTGCATTGAATTTGAGATTTTCATtggaaaataaacaataaaatatatcTTACTAATGCAAAATGTCTGATTCCGTACACAGTGAGGCACCTCCTTCGGTGCGTTTGACAAACGATGATTTTCGTAAACTTTTGGCTACACCACGAGCACCGCCTGGTGGAACAACTGGCAATTTAGCCACCGCCACCTTTGCAACTCCCGGGGCACCAGCCTCTtcggaaaaaaagaaaacccatCCCAGCAGCAGTGAACGTGGAGACTTGCGgcggaaaaagaaaaatttctatgcTGCTTTGAAAAAACAAGAAGACAACAAATTGCAAGAGTTGTCTGAGAAGTATCGTGATCGTGCCCGTGAGCGGAGAGATGGGGCCAATCCCGATTATCAAAATGTAGGAACGCCAGGACACAGCAGTACTACCAATGCTTACAGAGCTGTGGCACCCGACATGAAATCAGGAATTGATGCGGCGGAAAGGAGAAGGCGTATTATACAGGAATCCAAATTTTTGGGTGGTGACATGGAGCATACTCACTTGGTGAAAGGTTTGGATTATGCCCTATTGCAGAAGGTGCGGTCCGAGTTGCATGTTAAAGAGCAGGAGGAGCGTGAGTTGGCAGCCGCTGCTGCCGCTTCAGAAAAGATGAAAATGGCTGAAGCCGCAGCAGCAGCTGAGCGCTTGGAGGCTGAACGTAGAGAAGCAGAAGACAACAATATGAACATTAAAGGGCCTATGGCGCGTAACATTTATAATTTAGTGCAAGCAAGACGCTCCAAGGAAGTACAACGCTGTGAACTCTTTGCTCCGGGACGTATGGCGTATGTTATTCATTTGGAAGAAGATGATACCGGGGAGACGGACATACCCACCACTCTAATTAGATCTAAATATGAAGTACCCCTAAATAGGGAAGATGCTGCCACCTTAACCACAAACGATATTGTTATAAATAAACTGTCACAAATTCTCTCATACCTCCGTGCAGGAGGACGCaataagaaaaacaagaaaCGTGATAAAGACAAGCCTTTGTTCCATGAAAGAGATATACACGAGCTaaattctacatcaaaaacacTGCATAAAGCCCAGCCTGCAGGTGATTCCATATATGATGATATAGGAGACTACCAGCCAACATTGAAACCCGACAACAAATCCAAACCTGACAAATATTTACAGCCACCCACAGCAGGGGCTGGGGCAGCTAAACCCGCCACATATTTCAATGAGGCAAATAAGGTGCCCGAAGAAGCAGAACCTCTTATAACCACTATACCTCCGCCTCCTAAAATCAACAAATCAATAGTATCGCGTTTTGCCAATGAACCCGAAGGTTATGCTGAATGTTATCCCGGTTTAGAAGAGATGAACGATGCAATAGATGATTCTGACGATGAAGTTGACTATACTAAAATGGATCTGGGCAATAAGAAGGGTCCAATCGGACGTTGGGATTTCGATACTCAGGAAGAGTACTCTGACTATATGAGTACAAAAGAAGCTTTGCCCAAAGCGGCCTTCCAATATGGTGTGAAAATGCAGGATGGTCGTAAGACAcgcaaaaataaaacagaaaaaagtgAAAAGGCAGAATTGGACAGAGAGTGGCAAAAAATTCAGGTAATATTGAACAATACGCATTCCTTACGAGAAATATCAAACAAcaatgattttctttttttagggTATCATACAAAAACGTAAAACTAAGCCTTCTTCAGATGAACCTGATTACAAACAAGCTAAATATTAGCGAAATATATACCACATACTACATGCATATATTCTCAGGCATATTTTTAAAATGCTATCGTCAAAAATTACTATAAATAAAGTTGAGAACGAAAATTAACTATTGAACCAATTACATCTTGTACTTTGTGATGCTAGGTTAAAATAAACATTACATAAATAGTCAGTCTGCCGCAAGCAGAACTCTGTCCACATCAGTTCTCCCCTCTAGAAACAGTTTGAAACagtttcaattcaaaaattaattggatcaattaatttcgtgcttGAAtccgatttatttttttttctgtgtgtgtgtaactAATATAGAAATTAgttggaattttcaaaaaatttcaataattttttaattttatcaattgaaaattttaatcatttttaaattggatcaattaaaataataattgaaaatttcaaccattttttaatttgatcaattaaaaaaattaactgaaaatttaaaaaattatataattattTAATTGGATCATTGAAAAAATTGATTGAAGATTTCAAAAACGTCCATCATTTCATTAATtgataatgcaatttttttattgaaatttttttcacttaCATTTTTAAAAACGACTGTCGACTCGACGGCTTTGGCCGTCCCCAAATATTAGGCTCATTGACTTCACATTTGCATATTACGACAAGCGTGGCCACTGTGCAGTTGTCATCTCTCTATCCACTGTGCCTCAGTGTTCGTCCACAGTTGTTTACGTAAATACTCTTATGCCAGCCAGTCATCCGAACATATCTTTGTTCACTTACCAGAACATCATTACACACATCTTTATTCATGGGCTGACCACACAACCATCCGTACATATGTTTGTTGATATGAACATACGCTGGCCGTGGTTATCCGCTCAAGTGGTGGACATTAATACACACTGGTAAGAAGGGTATAGGAACTGATGTGGTAAAGGGCATTTATATCTTGGCACTAGTGATCCCATTGAAAGCCGTTATTCGACGTCTTTTTTAACAAGACAAGTGGAATATATTTCTCATTTGGTTCATTTGACACTCTGTACTTAATGTGACACCTTTCTGAGGATTGGCATGACTCGCTCGAGCGACGAAACCATTAGACATGGTTCGCAATCGTCCACTCCGCCCTGGAGATCGCATCAGCTAACGCGAATCGTTCTCTTCCTAACGCGAATCGTTCGCCTCCCAACGCGATCCGTTCGCTTCTCAACGCGACACATTCGCTTCCCTACGCGACTCGTTTGCTTCCTCACGCGACTCGTCGCTTCCTAACGCGTTCCGTTCGCTTCGCAACGCGACTCGTTCACTTCCTAACGGGATTTGTTCGCTTCCCAACGCGATCCGTTCGTTTCCCAACGCGACTCGTTCACTTCCTAACAGGATTTGTTCGCTTCCCAACGCGATCCGTTCGCTTCCCAACGCGACTCATTCACTTCCTAACGAGATTTGTTCGCTTCCCAAGGCGATCCGTTCGCTTCCCAACGCGATCCGTTCGCTTCCCAACGCGACACATTCGCTTCCCTACGCGACTCGTTTGCTTCCCAACGCGACTCGTACGCTTCcttacgcgactcgttcgcttccttacGCGACTCCTTCTCTTCCCTACGCGACTCGTTGCTTCATAACGCGATCCATTCGATTCCCAACGGaactcgttcgcttcctaacaCGATTCGTTTGCttcctaacgcgactcgttcgcttccctACGCGATCCGTTCGCTTCCCTACGCGACTCTTTGGCTTCTTGATGCGATCCGTTCGCTTCCCAACGCGACGCATTCGCTTCCCTACGCGACTTGTTTTGCTTCCTTACGCGACTCGTCGCTTCCTAACGGGTTCCGTTCGCTTCCTTACGCGACTCattcgcttcctaacgcgatcCGTTCGATTTccaacgcgactcgttcgctccGTTACGCGATCCGTTCGCTTCCTTATGCGACTCGTTCAGTTCCTAACGCGATCCGTTCGGTTCCTAACGCGATCCGTTCGGTTCCTAACGCGatccgttcgcttcctaacgcaACTCGTTCGCTTCCATCCTAACTCCACTCTTATCACTACAGTGCCAAGCCAGAATAGTTGTGCTGCCCGAGGTTCACGTACAAGCCATATCCGAGTCCCGTATCAGCCCAGCCGAAACATACCAGGAACCATCCGTCCGAGTACCGAAAAAATCTACCGAATACCAGCGAAAACATCCCAAGAACCATTCGTCCGAATACCGAAGAAATCTACCGAATACCAAGGCGACCCGACCCAATGAAGCGCCGCACTGAGTGACACCAATCAACGCACTGAAACTAAAAGCTAAGTACGCCATCGTGAattgtaattgttgttgttgtagcagtgtgttgtacactgaggcggcagcccttgccgataaaggactccatctggtcaatccggtacgtacaaccggctgccatgggattgcattgTAGCAACTGAAGTATATTATCAATCAAAACCTAGATTACGTACCCCGAAAGgaata
This Stomoxys calcitrans chromosome 2, idStoCalc2.1, whole genome shotgun sequence DNA region includes the following protein-coding sequences:
- the LOC106081769 gene encoding protein Red, with the translated sequence MSDSVHSEAPPSVRLTNDDFRKLLATPRAPPGGTTGNLATATFATPGAPASSEKKKTHPSSSERGDLRRKKKNFYAALKKQEDNKLQELSEKYRDRARERRDGANPDYQNVGTPGHSSTTNAYRAVAPDMKSGIDAAERRRRIIQESKFLGGDMEHTHLVKGLDYALLQKVRSELHVKEQEERELAAAAAASEKMKMAEAAAAAERLEAERREAEDNNMNIKGPMARNIYNLVQARRSKEVQRCELFAPGRMAYVIHLEEDDTGETDIPTTLIRSKYEVPLNREDAATLTTNDIVINKLSQILSYLRAGGRNKKNKKRDKDKPLFHERDIHELNSTSKTLHKAQPAGDSIYDDIGDYQPTLKPDNKSKPDKYLQPPTAGAGAAKPATYFNEANKVPEEAEPLITTIPPPPKINKSIVSRFANEPEGYAECYPGLEEMNDAIDDSDDEVDYTKMDLGNKKGPIGRWDFDTQEEYSDYMSTKEALPKAAFQYGVKMQDGRKTRKNKTEKSEKAELDREWQKIQGIIQKRKTKPSSDEPDYKQAKY